The following proteins are encoded in a genomic region of Streptococcus constellatus subsp. constellatus:
- a CDS encoding adenine phosphoribosyltransferase, which produces MDLKDYIATIENYPQEGILFRDISPLMADGNAYSYAIREIVQYATDKKIDMIVGPEARGFIVGCPVAYELGVGFAPVRKPGKLPREVISASYEKEYGIDTLTMHADSIKSGQRVLIVDDLLATGGTVKATIEMVERLGGIVAGCAFLIELDELKGREAIGDYDYKVLMHY; this is translated from the coding sequence ATGGATTTAAAAGATTATATTGCAACCATTGAAAATTATCCACAAGAAGGAATTTTATTTCGTGATATTAGCCCATTGATGGCAGATGGGAATGCATACAGCTATGCCATTCGAGAAATTGTTCAATATGCTACAGACAAGAAAATTGACATGATTGTTGGTCCAGAAGCGCGTGGTTTTATTGTTGGATGTCCAGTAGCTTATGAGCTTGGTGTTGGTTTTGCTCCAGTACGTAAGCCTGGGAAATTACCCCGTGAGGTTATCTCAGCTAGTTATGAAAAAGAGTACGGTATAGATACCTTAACAATGCATGCAGACTCCATCAAATCTGGACAACGTGTACTGATTGTTGACGACCTCCTTGCAACGGGCGGAACGGTTAAGGCAACGATTGAGATGGTTGAACGACTAGGTGGTATCGTTGCAGGCTGTGCTTTCCTTATTGAATTAGATGAGCTTAAAGGTCGCGAAGCAATTGGCGACTACGATTATAAGGTTCTCATGCACTATTAA
- a CDS encoding IS30 family transposase: MSYLHITIIDRLKIEAYLEAGFNQSYIATKLGFHRSSISREIKRCPNKYSAEEAQRQYEELSRLKGRKTACTSLMKKDIERHLKASWSPEQIHGRYQYENKPIVSFKTIYNWIYNGQLEVSVETLRRKGKIREPHETRGKFIIGKPISKRPKEVKRRQSFGHWELDTMVSSRGKSKGCLATFVERKTRFYLAFKIPDRSARSMFSVIETLQKIFPKNFLKTFTSDRGKEFACYPQVEALGIDFYFADAYSSWQRGSNENSNGLLREYFPKRTNLTDITDESLVNALLAINHRPRKCLGYKTAFEALMDEF, from the coding sequence ATGAGCTACTTACATATTACCATAATTGATCGGCTAAAGATAGAAGCATATCTTGAAGCAGGTTTTAATCAGTCCTATATTGCAACTAAGTTAGGTTTTCACCGTTCATCAATTAGCCGAGAAATCAAACGGTGTCCAAATAAATATTCTGCCGAAGAAGCACAAAGGCAATATGAGGAATTATCTAGACTTAAGGGAAGGAAAACTGCATGTACTTCACTGATGAAGAAAGATATAGAACGTCATTTAAAAGCATCCTGGTCACCCGAGCAGATTCATGGGCGTTATCAGTACGAAAATAAGCCAATCGTATCGTTTAAAACGATTTATAATTGGATATATAATGGCCAACTCGAAGTGAGTGTAGAGACGTTAAGACGAAAAGGTAAAATACGTGAACCCCATGAGACGAGAGGGAAATTCATTATTGGTAAACCTATTTCCAAACGACCTAAAGAAGTGAAGAGGAGGCAAAGTTTCGGTCATTGGGAATTAGATACCATGGTTTCTTCCAGAGGGAAAAGCAAAGGATGCTTGGCTACATTTGTAGAGCGAAAAACACGTTTTTATCTGGCATTTAAAATACCTGACCGATCAGCTAGGTCAATGTTTTCAGTCATAGAAACACTTCAGAAGATTTTTCCTAAGAACTTTTTAAAAACATTTACATCAGACAGAGGAAAAGAATTTGCTTGTTATCCTCAAGTGGAAGCTTTAGGAATAGACTTTTACTTTGCGGACGCTTATTCATCTTGGCAAAGAGGAAGTAATGAAAATTCAAATGGATTGCTTAGAGAATATTTTCCTAAGAGGACTAATCTAACCGACATTACTGATGAATCGTTAGTAAATGCTTTACTTGCTATAAATCACCGTCCAAGAAAATGCTTAGGTTACAAAACAGCATTTGAGGCTCTTATGGATGAATTTTAG
- a CDS encoding DnaD domain-containing protein, producing the protein MTYLSAYKTGNLVLPTELLFHFHEIFDNSDDFLVWQFFYLQNTTSLEEISPNRIAESIGKSVTEVNRSMSNLTEKGLLQYKTIVLNGEIEAVFDALPALERLDEIVESHSTVVQPISQNNLKDLVETFQRELGRLLTPFEIEDLTKTIQDDKTSPELVTAALREAVFNGKANWKYIQAILRNWRREGITTVSQVEAKREERETTNPQNITVSDDFLNAMDLWRD; encoded by the coding sequence ATGACTTATTTATCAGCGTATAAGACGGGCAATTTAGTATTGCCAACAGAGCTTCTTTTTCATTTTCATGAGATATTTGATAATAGTGACGACTTTTTGGTTTGGCAGTTTTTCTATTTACAAAATACAACGTCATTAGAAGAGATTTCTCCTAATCGGATTGCGGAAAGTATTGGGAAGTCAGTCACAGAGGTCAATCGTTCTATGTCAAATTTGACAGAAAAAGGGTTGTTGCAGTACAAAACGATTGTACTTAATGGTGAGATTGAGGCTGTTTTTGATGCACTGCCAGCACTTGAACGATTGGATGAAATTGTAGAAAGTCACTCAACGGTCGTACAGCCTATTTCTCAAAATAATTTAAAAGACTTGGTTGAGACTTTCCAAAGAGAATTAGGTCGTCTCTTGACACCATTTGAAATAGAAGATTTAACAAAAACAATTCAAGATGATAAGACCAGCCCGGAACTTGTCACAGCTGCTCTTCGAGAAGCTGTTTTTAACGGCAAAGCAAATTGGAAGTATATCCAAGCCATCTTACGAAATTGGCGTCGTGAAGGTATTACAACAGTAAGCCAAGTCGAAGCGAAGCGAGAGGAACGTGAAACGACCAATCCGCAAAATATCACCGTTTCA
- a CDS encoding LrgB family protein, whose protein sequence is MSNLWGNPLFGLALSIFAYLVGMLIFRRFPHPLTTPLLLATIFVIVFLKLTGISYKNYYVGGAYLNNLIVPSTVALGIPLYKTFHLMKHHARSILLGTFVAVVVNTSFTALVAKAFGMDFFLAISLFPKSVTTAMAVGITDKMQGLTTVTLVVVVATGILTSVIGPTVLRILKIKDPVAVGLALGGTGHAVGTGTAFKYGQVAGAMAGLAIGVTGIMYVIVSPIVASIILK, encoded by the coding sequence ATGTCTAATTTGTGGGGTAATCCCTTATTTGGTTTGGCTTTATCGATCTTTGCTTATTTAGTAGGAATGCTGATATTTCGCAGATTTCCTCATCCATTGACAACTCCTTTGTTGCTCGCCACCATATTTGTTATTGTATTTTTAAAATTGACAGGAATTTCCTACAAGAATTACTATGTTGGTGGGGCCTATTTAAATAATCTCATTGTGCCATCAACGGTTGCGTTAGGAATTCCTTTGTATAAAACATTTCATCTCATGAAACACCACGCCAGAAGCATTTTGCTTGGTACTTTTGTAGCAGTAGTGGTTAATACCAGTTTTACAGCTTTGGTCGCAAAGGCTTTTGGAATGGATTTTTTCTTAGCCATTTCACTCTTTCCAAAATCAGTCACAACAGCTATGGCGGTTGGAATTACGGATAAAATGCAAGGGCTAACGACAGTGACTTTGGTGGTCGTAGTAGCAACAGGAATCTTGACAAGTGTGATAGGTCCGACTGTTTTAAGAATTTTAAAAATCAAAGATCCAGTTGCAGTGGGTTTAGCTCTTGGAGGAACGGGTCACGCTGTTGGCACTGGAACAGCCTTTAAATACGGACAAGTTGCAGGAGCTATGGCTGGTTTGGCTATTGGAGTGACAGGGATTATGTATGTCATTGTCAGTCCGATTGTCGCAAGTATTATTTTGAAATAG